The window TTTTCTACCGCATGgtcgaccgcagcagccctgTGCATGTTGAGGTGCTGTGCGACGCACAGGAGGTGCCGGACGTCGGCCGCGTTGTGGGCCTGAACTACCTCAACAATTCAACGCACGACATGCTgctcgccgtcgtcgacACCGGGATCCTCTTCCTGTACTCCTacacgctgcagcgcacactAGGTCGATACAGCTTTCCACTTTTAGGGAAAACAGTGTTTCCCGCCGTGCCGCATGCCTGCACACCACGGGCGCACACGCGGGCTCCACAGCAACAGGAGCACTACATCACCAGCGTTGGTCTGGCGTGTGAGGTGATAGGAGCGCCGCAGTCATCGCTGGTGATAATGGCCTGTGGTGACTCGGCGGGGTACGTGCATGTCGTACCTCTCGCCCACATGGTCGCTGAGGCTTCGAGCACTCTCTCGCGTGAGAGGGGCGTgagtggcgcagcgcgcgtgcCAAGGGCTCACAAGTTGCGCGTTGCGGCATCCTTTCGCGCCTCGCGCGGCGGTATCTCGTCGCTGGAGCTCCTGGCCGTCAACTCCTCGAAACCGATGGTCGGGATGCACAGTTACGTGGCCACGACACCGACCTCCCCGGAGCATATCCTCGCCGACAAGGGCGGCCGCCCCGATGGCCCTGCTTCCACGACCGCCACCACGATGGCAACGCCGCCCAACGCGCGGTTTTCCGAGCCATTTCTGCTCGTGTTTGCAGCGGGCTTTGATGGTAATGTGCGGATCTTCAGTCTTTCTATCAGCGCACTACAACAGCCGGATGTGCTGCCAGTGTTCCCCTTAaccctcaccacctccaccagcgcgtggtcgctgccaccgacgcagccgcaACTGCTCCagtccaccaccgccagcgcaAGCTGTACGAGAGCGTCGCTGAACAGGGCAGTCCTGAGCAGCCAGCCAGGATGCAGCTCGTCTTTTCACACAGTTGGCGGCCGCAGGGCCTCTCTGCTGAGCCACGCCTCTGGTGCCATGCGCTACGAGGTGACGACGGTTGGGCTCTGCGGAGTGGACACGTGGGACCTATGTGATCCTCGCACCTTCAGCGATGTCGAGCAGGCCATGGTGATGACTCAAGCCCGCAGCGACGGCCACGTTGGCGTCGTGCTGCCCTCCATCCTCGACGACGTAGACGACAGAGAGAGTAACGCCGAAGGATGCGGAGTGGCAGCGGACAACGACAGCGCTAGGGAAGaccacaccgctgccgtcggtGTGGCGTCCACAATACCGGGGAAGGGAACCGGGGCCGTGTTGCTCTACGACATCCTGCGCAAATCCAAGAAGCAAAGAACAGGaagctccaccgccgccgccggcgccaaTGTCCAGCCGCTCTCGCATCAGCCGCGGCTAGCGgcaaccaccaccgtcactgcTGCGGACGGGGCAGCCCTTCGTCAGTGCGGCACCGCACCCGGGTctcagccgctgccaccgccgccctcgaCGCGCATTGCATCACCCACTGCAACGGCAGCCGTAGCCGGCGCACTGGCTGTCACAGCGCGGTCGAGGAAGGACGATGCTTGCGCCAACAATGAGCCCGTACGCTCTCCGGGGTGGTGCGCAAGCGCCGCACTGCCTTCACCGTTTCTCCCGTCGCCCCCACCAGTGCAGTTCATGCCCCATACAATCGAAGAGCTCGTGCGCGATGCGCTGCCATCTTCATGGAGTCGCTCCACCACCATGAGAGGGGGCGCCGCGGcattttcctctctttttgaCTTCCCCCTGCACAACGCTGCAGACGACATGCGCGACGACAGCATCAACGATACTCTTTCGCCGACCCCGTCTCCGCGGGAGAAGCGGAACCcgcttgtgcgcgtgtaccCGCTGACCCTGCTACGGCGTATGGGTCTGCTTCACCCCCTCGATACCACCCCAGATATCGATCCAGTGACCGGGCTGCCAGTGCTTATCTCCGCCTGCGAGGCCTTCAAACCGTGGGAGGCGTGGCTGCTGGGAATGGGGAGTGtgagcaccgccgcgacgtCAACGGTGCATATGTCTACCTCGCTCACGTGCAGCGTCAAGTCGGTgccgcccccgctgccgccgacggAGGTGAGCGCACCGGCGTCAGCTGTGGCGCTGAGGGGCACTGGCACGGTCATCAATGTGCCGCAACGCGCGTCGGCGCCCTCGTCAAGCTGctcgtcctcttcgtccTTACCGAGCGGACTCCTGTGGCCTCGTCGTATTACGGTGACTGCATCTCCGACGTCGCCATCTCTGATCCCTGAGTTCGAGAGGAgtgcaggggaggaggtggaagaggggcggcggcgcagcagcactggtgtCGACGATACAGAGGGGGGAGTATCGGTGTTTCTGACTGAGGGAGGGGTAGAATGGGCTCGTCCGAAGGCTTTCATCGAGACCAACACCAAccctctgccctctctctcgggCACCCCACTCACCAAGACGGCAGCGGGAGAGACGAGCTTCGGCTTGCACCGTACGACCAAGGTGGGCGAGAGGACTATTGCGCTTGGTGCAGAGCCGCCCCAACGTCTCACCGTCCGCGACAGCGGGGAGGCGTTGTCACGACAGTCCATTTCTTCTGAGAGCCCGAGCACTGCCCTCGCGTGGTCGAGCCGCTCGCGCCCTCTGTTCTTCCCGCCTGCACCCCCCACTCCAGCGCAGCTGTTGGAAAGCCAGAAGCTTACATATCTGCGTGGTGTCTTGGGGAGCGTCGATGCAGATGTGCTCCGTATGAGGGAGGATCAGATGATGTTGGTACACATGGCTAGGCGACTGGATTGCTCACGacaggcgccgccgccagcctGTGCAGGCACTATTCCCACCTCGACAAGAGGCATCCCTGCCATGGGTGAGTACACCTCTCGACTCatgcggctgtggcggcagcgcgctggcgacacggcggcggcgaccgttgctgctgtcagCGCCCTCGGAGCTGTGGCAACTGCAGGGACGcccggcaccgccgccgccaccgaggaagagggagctACCAACAACGCCCGCGTCGCCACGACCGCTGCGCGCGTCCGAGAGGCGAAGCCGGGATATGGCAGCGTGCCGACAAGGGGGTTAAAAGGCAGCGGTAACGGGGCGTTGGGAaaggcgatggtggcgccAGGTCAGCGCGAGCCTACGGTGATGTTGTCTTCTTCGAGGTCAATGCGGCAATCGACCCACGAAAGTCAGTCCAACTCCATAGCGGCGTACGCCTCGATGCTGCAGGCAAGTCCGCCCACAACCTTCGGGCTCGACCTCTTGGCCCTATCGCTGCCAAATGAGCCACAGGCAGCGCCGACTcgcgcgcagcaccgcactaGCCGAGGCGCCAACGCAGTGTTGTCCGCCAGggccgctgcatcgccttcGGGGCGAGGAGCGAAGGCTGCCATGTCAGCGGCAGACGGAACTGCGACATCGTCCAAAGCGATCCCTCACCTCGAGGCAAGGCTTCCCATGatcgcggtgcagcaggaggtCCAGCCGATCCGAGTGAACTTGCCATCGACGCTCCGCAGGGATGAAGGAGAGCGGATGTGGCTACGGCGCTTCGAGGCCGTCTTCAACAGTGTCGACAGCGGTAATAGACGCTGAGCACCACAAatggcaccgccggcgcTTTGAGTGGCCGTCTTCTTCCCCTACTTgccgcctctttttccttttctgttgAATGTATGTATTTCGCTGAATGGGCCCACTTGTGTGGCCTCCCTGATGtagcgcgtgctgctgctctcgcgcTCTCACGTGTTTAAGCCTATTTTGCTTCAAGGGTCGACTGAGCGCACCTGCGGGCCACTGACTTTTGgtttcccctcccttttcgcttGCACTTGGAGCAACTCTGTGGCTCCCCTTCTATTCCCTCCCAGCCTCCCTCTACCCGTGCAGGGCACATGCTCAAGCACGCGATGTGTACACGTGCGGCGGTACCCCGTCTCCACCTCGCAAACGCGTTCATGCAGTTCTGCATTGTTATATGTGTGTGCCGATGTCTGCGAGTGTACGTGTCTGATGTACATAGTACGCCATGCGCCCCATGTatatgtacgtgtgtgtgtgtgcgtgcgtctctgctgGCTCCCATCTTTGCCAGTTGTCTCGGCAACGGCACTCTCCACGTCCGCTATCACTAgcagaaaggaaaaacaacaacaacaaccggGTGCCTCTTTCTGCCGaagcccctcccctccccctctcagcGAACCCATTCATTCACCCCCGCCATGCTATTTTCTCTCAGCTCCTCAGTCCTGCGGTGATGCATTAGTGTAGAGGTGAGGCACACGTTACCACGCCATCCaactcttcctctcctctgtgtcacacacacacacacacacacgctcgcgcAACCGGCACCAGACATAGGGGGTTGCCCAGTCACCCAGACtcgatgcgtgtgtgtgtgtgtgtcgagtCGCTCAGAAGTTCCCTGCACACCTGAAAGGTAGTGTGAGGCACCCACTGTGCAGTGAACCGGTGAGGCCATGTGAGGCGCATGCGTGCCGAGTTTATATCCCAAGCGTTACGCTCGTGGCTCTCCGTGCCCCCACAACCTCATTTCCTCTTCCATTGGGAAGAGGGACGAGAAGCGAGCagggcaggaggaggtgagcgcACACTCTCCCACTGATGCACAGACGCAGGCGCCACTTGGTGttgtcctctctccctctctcgttgcttcccttcttcctccttttgATTTCTCCCATTCCACTCTCTGTTGTGGGCTACAGCACATCGGGGCTAGCGTGCGCATTCCCTCTTGTGCTCTTGTTCGCCTATTCCTTTACTCTTCCTCGCTTCCACAGTGCAGTCAGcccccactgccgctgcccttcttctcccgTATCTCCCACCGGTTTCTTCTTAGCCGCACTCAAGTGACGACGCACTCGCACGGAAAGGCGACGAAAGTGGGAGCTGCCGTGCGCAGCTACAGCTCAAAGGGAATCCTTTCCGCTGCAATGACATATCTTCTGCATTCCTCATCatacgccgccgccgtggcagctgcggagcgcgacgccgccgccaccagagACGCTGGGGATGGCCCCCTCAGCGCTCTCGTGCGCAGAGTGAACTCTGTTCTCCACGGAGGGCCGTCTCAGGTGAGTCGTGCGAGTAACATCATGggtgacggcagcagcggtagtcTCAAGCACTTTgagagaagcggcggtgcctcCTCTACGAACCTCCGTGAGCTGCCGCTCTCAAGGCCTGGCAGCGCAAGGGCGGCGCGTGCTCCCGAGATATCGGGCTTCGTCGGGCACAGTGGCGGCTCTGCCACTCCTGCAGCTAACGCATCTCACCGACTCGCTTCTACACCGGTGGCACCGTCTGCAGGCAAGAAATACCTTCACCGCTCTCAATGTGTTCGGCTCGCTGATGCTGCGTCAGATGCTGGTCTCTACGAGCGCGCTGTGGATTACGCTGACCTGGAGGAGGTACTGCGGTGCcctctgccgccggtgccgggATGCCCGACGCCGTGCGCCTTTGGGTGGCAGTCGGTAGGCTTGAACGGCGACGACTGCGTTACCGCGGCTGCGGCTCCcttgccgccacctccgccatcTTCTTCACCCCAGTCACCGCTGGTGttccgctgcatcgctgccgacGCAGACACTGGCATCTCCGTGTACAGTACCCCGGTGGAGGAGTGTCCGATGCATCTCATGCGCGCCtacgcggtgctgccgtgctCGCCCGGGGATGTGTTGCAGTACATGGAGAGCGACATTCGACCGAGGTGGGACTCGCACATACGTCGTAGTGCGTTGCTGCGAGAGCTGTCCCCACTTGAGCAGACCAAAGCGATGGAGCGTCAGTATCGCTTGTCGACCTCCATCGGTACTGCGGGGGCGGCTGTTGGTCAGCGCAACCCAACCAGCCTTTCCGAGCAGAGCCGAGACGCCGCGCGACAACGGGCGCCATCCTCTTCACGTACCACGAATGCtaccggcggcggctgtggcagtgcggcggtgtctgtccccaccactgctgtcgccgctgctcctctgacCTCGTTTCAGTACCTGCCTGGTCAGCGCCGCGTTGCGATCCACCATCTTGAGACACGCAGCCCCGTCCCGTTCGCGCAAGACCGCGATTTTGAAATTGTCGTCGCAGAGGAGATTCGGCTGGATGGCACGGCGTACATGAAGGCCTTCTCCACCCCGCTGGGCTACCACATGCCTCTCACCCCGCATCAGTCCCGGTACGTGcgggcagtggtggtgctctcCGGAATGGTGGCCTGTCCCCTCGACGCTGCCTGcgtggagaaggtgctgccgcctgtgctgctgcgacaccaTCAAGCAGAGGTTCGACACAGTAGGAGGCAAGCAGCTGGCATACCGAAACAGAAGCCCAGCGCTTCCACTGCCGTCTCGGGCAACGCGGCAGCTTGCGCGACAAATGTGGCGGCACCGCGCCAGTACTGTGTCGTGGAGTACGTTGGCCTTATACACCCCATGGGCATGCTACCTGCCGTGATGGTCAACATGGTCATCTCAGCCCAGCTGAATGCGATGCGCAAGATGCAGGCCTTCATCACGCAGCACCCTATTTCCACTCTCCGACCGAGGCATGTGGCGTGCCCGGCAACTGGCGAGGCAGCGAACCACCCGCTGCAGGAGTTGatggcgtcgctgtcgtcgtcgtcgtcgtcgcccgCACTGCGCAAAAACAACCACGGGGCGACGTCTCGAGAAAGCGGCGCCGTGCAGAGGACATACGAGGCCAAGCCGGGGGCAAGTGGCGCCACCCCAacgccagcgctgctcacCGCATCTCGGGCCTCGTcatggtggcggcggcaggcgcaCCGCTTCGCATCACATTTGTGACGCGTCGTCTTGACAGCGCGGCATGCCAACCGTGGGCGGTGTGCTATATCAGCCGGCCCTTCGTTCGGTGTTGTcgcatttcttctctctctgcgtgtgtggatgtgtgtcCGTGTGAGCCGCCtgtcgcccccccccccccgcagaGTACACCACCAaccagcccccctccccctcccccttttttggGGGTTTCGCCGTGGTGTCGTTCTACTTTTCATTGGCATTGTTGACCGAAAGCGCCTCCATCACTTCTGACTTGCCAATTTAACCTCGCCCCCTTTTCCCGGTCCCCCTTTTGCCTCTGCACACCCAAACTTTCAAAACTGAGTCgcgctccacctctcttctcggaGAGCGTCATTCCGAAGCCCTCTCACCCTTCGCTCTTGGCCACTACTCGattgccctcccctctccccccacacgcCCACCCCCAGGGAGTTGATTGCATACGCACAACGCATTTCTTCACCCCGCACCGGTGTGCGAGAACGCATGCTGACCACATTCTGCTGGGTGCCCAAGGGGGCCATAAAGGCCATCCCAATCCTATCCACGGACACAGCTGAGCAGGCGCGCTTGAAGCTGCGCCATCAGCACCCCGAGTACatcgaggaagaggaggagcagcagcagaaggatGCCAAGAAGGCTCGGGTGACctgcgaggaggcggagaacgaggatgatggcgacgaggagggccTGAGCACGAACGTCGACGACACGCTGCGCGTCTttgccggcggcggccctGGCGCTCTgctcgaggaggtggagtcggacgatgaggaggagctaGATGATACCACCTTGAAGCCGACGGATCTCGTCTTTACCGTAGCGTGCGCCGATTCACAGGCTCCGCGGCTGGAGATGTACGTCTACGATGAGCCGGAGGACAACATGTACGTGCACCACGACATGGAGATTTCGGCCTTCCCGCTTTGCAGTTCGTGGCTAACTGACGGCACCATGTCCATGCTGGCGGTAGGGACCATGCTGCCCTTTATCGAGATTTGGGCCTTGGATGTGATGGATTCTGTCGAGCCGGCCATAATCCTCGGCGGATGCGAGAGGCGGTCGCACAATTACTCCAAACAGATGCTGAAGCGGAACTTGAAGGCGGACTCGCACACGGATGCAGTTCTCTCAGTGAAGTGGAACACCGTCGCGCAGAACATCTTCGCCTCTGGCAGCGCCGATTGCACCATCAAACTTTGGGACCTCAACCAGGGCGGCGTCTGCCTCGGTACGTACAGCGAGCCAGAAAAGGTCCAATCGCTTGACTGGCATGCGACAGAGGCGAACTTACTGCTCTCCGGTGGCTTCGATGCGAGCATGGTGCTTCGTGATTGCCGCCAGCCGGAccagacggcgcagcgctaCGGACTGCCAGGGGTCATCGAGCACGTTGAGTTTGTTCCCTCGGCTagtgcagccgcagcatcaGTCCCTGTGGTGATGGCGTCGACGAGCGAGGGCCACTGGGCTGCGTTCGACACGCGCATGGCGAGCAGCAAAGCGGGCCACTGCCCAGTCATCCCTCTCTGGCAGTTGCAGCCGCACCAGGCGGACCTGACGTTTAGCTGCTCTCGGCAGGTGCCAGGCCTGTTCGCGACGGGTGGCAAAGAGGGTGAGATTGCGCTGTGGGATGGGAGAGACAGCAGTGTCGCTCCAAAGATGGTCGTCTCGCGCAGCTACAAGACGGGATCGGTACTGTCACTGAGCTTTCACCCCAACTCGCCACACATCTTGGGTGCAGGTGGCTCGTCCGGTGCGCCGCTGGTATACACCATCACCTCCGACATCCACGACATCTTTCGGTAAGGGGCGGGCGGAGTGAACGACACGTGATTTTCCTGTGCATAGCGGGAAAATGGTGCCTGCGTGAGTTAAAGATGAAGTTATCATCCTGACGATTAAGAGCGGCCCCGATGGGCAGGTTCCGCTCAcctcgccccccctctctacaCCGCTTCAGGCCTtgtttccctcctccactcctctctccgctccctctttttcgttctctcCCCGATTTGCTACTGCTGTGGCGCCGGCAGAcaaaccacacacacacactgctcCGAAGTACACATGGGGGTCGCTTTGCAAGCGTGCGTGGCAGCAGGCATGTAGGGAGTGTCTCTTGTGCTACGCCAGTCTTGGTGATGTGGCGGCTTTCCACTTGCGCGCTTCTACAAGTCACTGCACCCCCATCTCTGTGAGCTTGCTCAGATGTGGTGTGTCACTGCGCATGCGCGGGCCATGTTCTGGCTCGCTGGCCTACCCCTTCCAACTTTGTGTTTGGTATAtcggggaaggggggggcgagatCACCTTCACTGGAGGCATGCGCATATGTGCGAGAGACATCGATAGCGGTACggtgggaggagagaggcacggaAAAAGCGATGATGATTctgggcggtggcggtggtggtgagatgatgatgatgatgttAATTTTGTTGGGATGTGAAGTGTTAACCGCTAAGTGTCAAGTCAGTTCAGTGCGAGCAAGAAGAACATGCGCTCACAGCACAGCCATAGCCACCGGCATACGCGAGAGGGGGGCCTcatgaaagaaaaaatgagATTGGGTAAGGaaatccccccccccatgcCCGTGTGCCTGGAGCATGCGGAGGCGATtagagggtggggtgggggtggggaggcgaTTTACTTTGTCAtcactgccccccccccccgtagATCCCTCTCAGCTTCGTCTGTATGGGTACCTCTACTGTGGTTCATTCGACTTGAGGGTGAGGTGAAAGCGAACGGGCGAGAAAGGGGCGTCAAACACCATTAACACATCGTGTGCTTATATCTCTATCACTCTCTATATctatctgtgtgtgtgtgtgtacttctccctccccttccccaacCACTCGGGGGCACCGACGTGCCTTTTGTACACCCTCGCCCCATCCCTCTTGTCTCTTCATACTTGCCGTCTTTGATGACGTCTTTTCGGTAGTtgttcctcccctctccccctctctgcacccTTCACACgtctcattctctctccccctcacatACCCACACGCCCGACCACCCTCTCTCGTGTGCTCCCTGTGCCCGTgtgctccccctcttctNNNNNNNNNNNNNNNNNNNNNNNNNNNNNNNNNNNNNNNNNNNNNNNNNNNNNNNNNNNNNNNNNNNNNNNNNNNNNNNNNNNNNNNNNNNNNNNNNNNNNNNNNNNNNNNNNNNNNNNNNNNNNNNNNNNNNNNNNNNNNNNNNNNNNNNNNNNNNNNNNNNNNNNNNNNNNNNNNNNNNNNNNNNNNNNNNNNNNNNNNNNNNNNNNNNNNNNNNNNNNNNNNNNNNNNNNNNNNNNNNNNNNNNNNNNNNNNNNNNNNNNNNNNNNNNNNNNNNNNNNNNNNNNNNNNNNNNNNNNNNNNNNNNNNNNNNNNNNNNNNNNNNNNNNNNNNNNNNNNNNNNNNNNNNNNNNNNNNNNNNNNNNNNNNNNNNNNNNNNNNNNNNNNNNNNNNNNNNNNNNNNNNNNNNNNNNNNNNNNNNNNNNNNNNNNNNNNNNNNNNNNNNNNNNNNNNNNNNNNNNNNNNNNNNNNNNNNNNNNNNNNNNNNNNNNNNNNNNNNNNNNNNNNNNNNNNNNNNNNNNNNNNNNNNNNNNNNNNNNNNNNNNNNNNNNNNNNNNNNNNNNNNNNNNNNNNCCCCCTCTCCCGCGTCCTCCAGacgtctcctcttctctttctttacTCAACTAGCGGAACTACGcagggacacacacacacacacccataaAGTGGACGTCTGCGGCCCCTAGTTGACTTCCTTGCGCTTTTTGTCCCTCTAATGTTTTCTCAAGTGCGGAGACGGttaaggagagagacaggtgGGTGTctgggtggtggtggtggtggtggtggtggaagtcGTGGGAGATAgcccactcactcactcactcaccctTCCCTGTGTGGACGTAtgctctcttccccacctcttcccctctctcactcctcCACACGTTGTTTGTGTGGTTGTTTTACATATATGATTCGTTCATGTCTTAAGAAGCGCCATCGGTGCGCGGAGCGCGTGTGTTtacacgcacgtgcgcgtgtcACGAACTCTCTTAACGACAAGAAGCAAATCTCGACGAGGAGCGGGCCGCAGGGTGCCAATGGAGGGGGAAACAATTCACCACCATCGCAGCCAGAGCGCTTGGCGTTGAGGCTGGAGGCCTTGCTGACAGACGCCGGTGCGCGCGGGGTGTTCATGTGGACCTAtacacgcgtgtgcgcttgcCGCGGCAGATGACAGTGGCACCCACTCTTCTTGGAGGATGAGAGTAGCGatggaaaggaggagaggggaaaagccTAGCGCGAGAGTACACCATGCCTGCGCCTTCATAGGCTGACTTCTGCCTTTCTTTTGTCCTTTCTCTCGTAGCACACAGGGAGTGGTGGTGCATGGTGGCGCTGTCTTCCGTCTAGCACCAGACCAAGCAGACCAAACATGCACAGACAATCACCAAAAAAGTGTTTGTGTCTGTCGGTGAGCCCCcccttgtgtgtgggtggcggCGAATGGCTCTCGCCCTTTTCTACTCGTCTGTTTGTTTCACCATTTCGCCTGCGTCTTCTCTCGACTTCCATCCACCTTTGTCGAACACCTGATCGCGCTTGTGCGATgacctcccccctttcctccccctcacatACCCACACGCCCGACCACCCTCTCTCGTGTGCTCCCTGTGCCCGTgtgctccccctcttccgGTGCGCAGCTCAACTCACCTGTTAGTTAAGCTCCACACATCCTTCATCGCTCACCTTCTCTCGCGCTCATCATCATGAAGATCTTCAAGGACGTGCTGACCGGCGCCGAGGTTGTGTGCGACAACGACCGCCCGTTCGAGGTGGAGGGCGACATCGTGTACGTGGTGGTCGGCCGCTACATCGACGTTGGTGGCGAGGACTACGGTATCTCTGCCAACGTGGACGAGGACGCTGCGGAGGGCGCGACGGGCGATGTTGCGGAGGGCAAGGAGCGCGTGGTGGATGTG is drawn from Leishmania panamensis strain MHOM/PA/94/PSC-1 chromosome 24 sequence and contains these coding sequences:
- a CDS encoding hypothetical protein (TriTrypDB/GeneDB-style sysID: LpmP.24.1460) encodes the protein MTYLLHSSSYAAAVAAAERDAAATRDAGDGPLSALVRRVNSVLHGGPSQVSRASNIMGDGSSGSLKHFERSGGASSTNLRELPLSRPGSARAARAPEISGFVGHSGGSATPAANASHRLASTPVAPSAGKKYLHRSQCVRLADAASDAGLYERAVDYADLEEVLRCPLPPVPGCPTPCAFGWQSVGLNGDDCVTAAAAPLPPPPPSSSPQSPLVFRCIAADADTGISVYSTPVEECPMHLMRAYAVLPCSPGDVLQYMESDIRPRWDSHIRRSALLRELSPLEQTKAMERQYRLSTSIGTAGAAVGQRNPTSLSEQSRDAARQRAPSSSRTTNATGGGCGSAAVSVPTTAVAAAPLTSFQYLPGQRRVAIHHLETRSPVPFAQDRDFEIVVAEEIRLDGTAYMKAFSTPLGYHMPLTPHQSRYVRAVVVLSGMVACPLDAACVEKVLPPVLLRHHQAEVRHSRRQAAGIPKQKPSASTAVSGNAAACATNVAAPRQYCVVEYVGLIHPMGMLPAVMVNMVISAQLNAMRKMQAFITQHPISTLRPRHVACPATGEAANHPLQELMASLSSSSSSPALRKNNHGATSRESGAVQRTYEAKPGASGATPTPALLTASRASSWWRRQAHRFASHL
- a CDS encoding hypothetical protein (TriTrypDB/GeneDB-style sysID: LpmP.24.1470), translated to MLTTFCWVPKGAIKAIPILSTDTAEQARLKLRHQHPEYIEEEEEQQQKDAKKARVTCEEAENEDDGDEEGLSTNVDDTLRVFAGGGPGALLEEVESDDEEELDDTTLKPTDLVFTVACADSQAPRLEMYVYDEPEDNMYVHHDMEISAFPLCSSWLTDGTMSMLAVGTMLPFIEIWALDVMDSVEPAIILGGCERRSHNYSKQMLKRNLKADSHTDAVLSVKWNTVAQNIFASGSADCTIKLWDLNQGGVCLGTYSEPEKVQSLDWHATEANLLLSGGFDASMVLRDCRQPDQTAQRYGLPGVIEHVEFVPSASAAAASVPVVMASTSEGHWAAFDTRMASSKAGHCPVIPLWQLQPHQADLTFSCSRQVPGLFATGGKEGEIALWDGRDSSVAPKMVVSRSYKTGSVLSLSFHPNSPHILGAGGSSGAPLVYTITSDIHDIFR